A window from Mycoplasma phocoeninasale encodes these proteins:
- a CDS encoding M28 family peptidase, with protein sequence MKKRFKMLISLTSISAIAALPLVAASCVNSQNKETNVSNLEVYKQFNQFINDTHGRKAENINNFKESNLVLEKNGDKIAKSLGIKLTNGQSLTTAALDPLYDQDVTIDPSHNIYGSYHAYRVLKKMIAAMGYENHTGDNITYPDQNIINNQKNQAAPDSKITDLGVTSITTFKDGGKHQAIVNKANEDMKKTGFITQGFLYETANNRTNNIGNNIIVTINPSDKVLKNSKNVNRAVKDFYISSHYDSTNNVGPKGISWGATDNATGVSVNLSLLKYFSDPKNRENLGVRLHILFVDAEELGKLGSEAFVEQFLKSKKQGNNEANELLKNSIGMINLDTVAGGDRMYVHSPNTDPNLARGGRIYGNVSKIIRDQINAISRIRSEKLKDPSQELEIHPQFTPGEYKPGETGDWSDHAPFYIKANIPVAYIESTNFAIKSKTEVYDGYAQTTNPNAWVLKDGKNIESLVKRKINNGLIEVYDWPEGITKKDFAISGDIWHSDLDRPDWVLKNIGSRFYKQQDTVYESLKEYFASMYSINDKDEIQYII encoded by the coding sequence ATGAAAAAACGATTCAAGATGTTAATTAGTTTGACAAGCATTTCAGCCATTGCGGCATTGCCACTAGTTGCAGCTTCATGTGTGAATAGCCAAAATAAAGAAACTAACGTATCAAATTTAGAAGTATACAAGCAATTTAATCAATTTATTAATGATACCCACGGAAGAAAAGCAGAAAACATTAATAACTTTAAAGAATCTAATTTAGTGTTAGAAAAAAATGGTGATAAAATTGCTAAATCTTTGGGAATTAAATTGACTAATGGGCAATCATTAACTACAGCAGCCTTAGATCCTTTATACGATCAAGACGTTACTATTGACCCATCTCATAACATTTATGGTAGCTATCATGCATATCGTGTTTTAAAGAAAATGATTGCGGCAATGGGATATGAAAACCATACTGGTGATAATATTACTTACCCCGACCAAAATATTATCAATAACCAAAAAAATCAAGCAGCACCTGATTCAAAAATCACAGACTTGGGAGTAACATCAATTACTACCTTCAAAGACGGTGGAAAACACCAAGCAATAGTAAATAAAGCAAATGAGGATATGAAAAAAACTGGCTTTATAACTCAAGGTTTTCTATATGAAACTGCAAACAACCGTACAAACAACATTGGAAATAACATTATTGTAACTATTAACCCAAGTGATAAAGTCTTGAAAAATAGCAAAAATGTCAATCGTGCTGTTAAAGATTTTTACATTTCATCACACTACGACTCTACTAATAACGTAGGTCCTAAGGGAATTTCATGAGGTGCAACAGATAACGCAACTGGTGTTTCTGTTAACTTATCATTACTAAAATACTTTTCAGATCCAAAAAATCGTGAAAATCTAGGAGTAAGATTACACATTTTATTTGTTGATGCTGAAGAGCTTGGAAAATTAGGTTCAGAAGCTTTTGTAGAACAATTTTTAAAATCTAAAAAACAAGGCAATAACGAAGCAAATGAACTTCTAAAAAATTCAATAGGAATGATTAACCTAGATACTGTTGCTGGCGGCGATAGAATGTATGTTCACTCGCCAAATACTGATCCAAATTTAGCAAGAGGTGGAAGAATTTATGGGAATGTTTCAAAAATCATTCGTGATCAAATCAACGCAATCTCAAGAATTAGAAGTGAGAAATTAAAAGATCCATCACAAGAACTTGAAATTCACCCACAATTCACACCAGGTGAATATAAACCTGGAGAAACTGGTGATTGATCAGATCATGCACCATTTTATATAAAAGCTAATATTCCAGTAGCATACATTGAATCAACAAATTTTGCTATTAAATCAAAAACAGAAGTTTATGATGGATATGCTCAAACAACTAACCCTAATGCTTGAGTATTGAAAGATGGCAAGAACATTGAATCTCTAGTTAAGAGAAAAATTAACAATGGTTTAATCGAAGTTTATGACTGACCTGAAGGAATAACTAAAAAAGATTTTGCTATATCAGGCGATATATGACATAGTGACTTAGATCGCCCTGATTGAGTTTTGAAAAATATTGGATCAAGATTCTATAAACAACAAGATACAGTTTATGAATCATTGAAAGAATATTTTGCTTCAATGTATAGTATTAATGACAAAGATGAAATACAATACATTATCTAA
- a CDS encoding DNA cytosine methyltransferase produces MKKIKVLETFSGIGAQNKAIKILNKNNKTKFEIVATCEWDARAIITYSAMHDNLYNVTSQILEKYKLTNEKSINDFLKGKTFSLNSKKPSHVERKDLTFKKYLVAATLLQNNQVDITQLDSKIIDAKKIDLITYSFPCQGLSIANMGRAKGINDPKSTSSLVWQIYRVLKNANHKPKFLLMENVKNILSKKFLPEYNEWKKILRELGYKTFTTTLNGINHGSIQKRERVFALSVLENLKIPFSTDEEYKEKLNSIANKLNQVKIRNKLESIFKSSPVDEILDSLINATPSRIRMVKTAKNLNDNIKQERCVNTLTTKQDRIPNIGILDVNYSIANKLKYRFITPREAFMIMGFSSEDFDNIKTFHNLGILTKESLYRQAGNSIVVDVLKDVFVLIKEIYENNV; encoded by the coding sequence ATGAAAAAAATTAAGGTTTTAGAGACTTTTTCTGGAATAGGTGCACAAAATAAAGCTATAAAAATCTTGAACAAAAATAACAAAACAAAGTTTGAAATTGTTGCAACATGCGAATGAGATGCGAGGGCAATTATTACATATTCAGCCATGCACGACAATTTATATAACGTAACTAGTCAAATTCTTGAAAAATATAAGTTGACTAATGAAAAATCTATAAATGATTTTTTAAAGGGAAAAACCTTCTCTCTCAATTCAAAAAAACCATCACATGTCGAAAGAAAAGATTTAACCTTTAAAAAGTACCTAGTAGCCGCAACTTTGCTTCAAAATAACCAAGTTGATATAACGCAGTTAGATTCTAAAATTATTGATGCTAAGAAAATAGATTTGATAACCTATTCCTTTCCATGTCAAGGATTGTCGATTGCGAATATGGGGAGGGCAAAAGGAATTAATGATCCTAAAAGTACGTCAAGTCTTGTTTGACAAATCTATAGAGTTTTGAAAAATGCAAATCACAAACCTAAATTTTTATTAATGGAAAACGTTAAAAATATACTTTCTAAAAAATTTTTGCCAGAGTATAATGAGTGGAAAAAAATACTACGGGAGTTGGGATACAAGACATTTACAACTACTCTTAATGGTATTAATCATGGTTCTATTCAAAAAAGAGAAAGAGTTTTTGCATTATCAGTACTAGAAAATTTAAAAATTCCATTTTCAACCGATGAAGAATACAAAGAAAAATTAAATTCCATAGCAAATAAACTAAATCAAGTTAAAATTCGTAATAAGTTAGAATCAATATTTAAAAGTTCTCCGGTAGACGAAATTTTAGATTCGTTAATTAATGCTACACCTTCAAGAATAAGAATGGTCAAAACGGCTAAAAACTTAAATGATAACATAAAACAAGAGAGATGCGTAAATACATTAACGACTAAACAAGATCGAATTCCTAATATTGGGATTCTAGACGTTAATTATTCAATAGCTAATAAGCTAAAATATCGGTTTATAACCCCACGTGAAGCTTTCATGATTATGGGATTTAGTAGCGAAGATTTTGATAATATTAAGACCTTTCATAATTTGGGGATATTAACTAAAGAATCACTATATCGTCAAGCTGGCAATTCAATTGTTGTTGATGTCTTAAAAGATGTATTTGTGTTAATAAAAGAAATTTATGAAAATAACGTATAG